From Achromobacter spanius, a single genomic window includes:
- a CDS encoding metallophosphoesterase: MSLRQSSFFLRFLTLGALAHVYVGARLIPDLLLGGDGTAAAILFLVLSCVLIPMGMLARSSVNPPWGDRIAWVGLLAMGLFSSLFVLTVLRDALMLLLWLGNLAAGADLPWIALRRAGAWTVIGLSLAGTLAGFYNARRRARVVTVDVPIAGLPQDLDGFTIVQISDIHVGPTIKRRYVQAIVDAVNEQLPDMVAITGDVVDGSVEQLAAQARPLGDLRAPFGVYLVTGNHEYYSGAGPWIAEFRRLGLRVLLNEHAVIHPSGLPVVVAGVTDFSAGAFDPQQRSNPKAALAGAPADAFPRILLAHQPRSAAAAEPAGYTLQLSGHTHGGQFFPWGFFVRFQQPFTAGLHRLGQMWVYTSRGTGYWGPPKRLWAPSEITRLRLRAAPAR; encoded by the coding sequence GTGTCCCTGCGCCAATCTTCATTCTTTCTGCGCTTTCTGACCCTGGGCGCCCTCGCCCACGTGTACGTCGGCGCCCGCCTGATCCCCGACCTCCTGCTTGGCGGTGACGGCACTGCCGCCGCCATCCTCTTTCTGGTGCTGTCGTGCGTGCTGATCCCGATGGGCATGCTGGCGCGCTCCTCCGTCAATCCACCGTGGGGTGACCGCATCGCCTGGGTCGGCCTGCTGGCCATGGGGCTGTTCTCGTCGCTCTTTGTGCTGACCGTGCTGCGCGACGCGCTCATGCTGCTGCTGTGGCTGGGCAATCTGGCCGCCGGCGCCGATCTGCCGTGGATCGCCCTGCGGCGCGCCGGCGCGTGGACCGTCATCGGGCTGTCGCTGGCGGGCACACTGGCGGGCTTTTACAACGCCCGGCGTCGCGCCCGCGTGGTCACGGTGGACGTGCCGATCGCCGGCCTGCCGCAAGACCTGGACGGCTTTACCATCGTGCAGATCAGCGACATCCACGTCGGTCCGACCATCAAGCGCCGTTATGTGCAGGCCATTGTCGACGCGGTCAACGAACAGCTGCCCGACATGGTCGCCATCACCGGCGACGTGGTGGACGGCAGCGTCGAGCAGCTTGCCGCGCAAGCCCGTCCGCTGGGCGATCTGCGCGCGCCGTTCGGCGTGTACCTGGTCACCGGCAACCATGAATACTATTCGGGCGCGGGCCCCTGGATTGCAGAGTTCCGCCGCCTTGGACTGCGCGTTCTCTTGAACGAACATGCCGTGATCCATCCGTCAGGCCTGCCCGTTGTGGTCGCGGGCGTCACCGACTTCAGCGCCGGGGCCTTCGATCCGCAGCAACGCAGCAATCCAAAGGCGGCCTTGGCCGGCGCGCCGGCCGACGCCTTTCCGCGCATCCTGCTGGCCCATCAGCCGCGCAGCGCGGCGGCGGCCGAGCCCGCGGGCTACACGCTGCAGCTCTCCGGCCATACGCATGGCGGGCAGTTCTTTCCGTGGGGATTCTTCGTGCGGTTCCAGCAACCGTTTACGGCGGGGCTGCATCGGCTGGGACAGATGTGGGTCTACACGAGCCGCGGCACCGGCTATTGGGGACCGCCCAAGCGCTTGTGGGCGCCGTCGGAAATCACGCGCTTGCGCCTGCGCGCCGCCCCTGCCCGTTGA
- a CDS encoding alpha-hydroxy acid oxidase — MTTTALPAASPDATPVTPGAAAKLPRVLGRMLSLDDFEAAARRRLPRPIFGYIAGAAEDNQSLNGNRKAFDQYAFTPRVLVDVSRRTQQTELFGRTYASPFGIAPMGISALSAYRGDIVLARAAREQNVPAILSGTSLIPLEAVIAEAPGTWFQAYLPGDPAKIDALIERARHAGFETLVLTVDIPVSANRENNVRTGFSTPLKPSLRLALDGLARPRWLAGTFLRTLLAHGMPHFENSFATRGAPIVSASVLRDFSARDHLSWEHVARIRRQWPGTLVIKGILHPRDAALARQHGADGIIVSNHGGRQLDGAISPLRALPGVVAQAGAMTVMMDSGVRRGSDVLKALALGARCVFVGRPFNYAAAVGGQQGVAHAIGLLRAEVDRNMAMLGINRLDEMDASLICREGELPA, encoded by the coding sequence ATGACTACCACCGCCCTGCCCGCCGCATCCCCTGACGCCACCCCCGTCACCCCTGGCGCCGCCGCCAAGCTGCCCCGCGTGCTCGGGCGCATGCTGTCCCTGGACGATTTCGAAGCCGCGGCGCGCCGCCGGCTGCCGCGTCCGATCTTCGGCTACATCGCCGGCGCGGCCGAAGACAACCAATCGCTCAACGGCAACCGCAAGGCCTTCGACCAATACGCGTTCACCCCGCGGGTGCTGGTGGATGTGTCCCGCCGCACGCAGCAGACCGAGCTGTTTGGCCGCACCTACGCGTCGCCCTTCGGCATCGCGCCCATGGGCATCAGCGCGCTGTCGGCCTATCGCGGCGATATCGTGCTGGCCCGCGCGGCGCGCGAGCAGAACGTGCCCGCTATCCTGAGCGGGACGTCGCTGATCCCGCTTGAAGCCGTCATCGCCGAGGCGCCCGGCACCTGGTTCCAGGCCTACCTGCCCGGCGACCCCGCCAAGATCGACGCGCTGATCGAACGCGCGCGCCACGCGGGCTTCGAGACCCTGGTGCTGACCGTGGACATCCCCGTGTCCGCCAACCGCGAGAACAACGTGCGCACCGGTTTCTCGACGCCGCTCAAGCCCAGCCTGCGCCTGGCCCTGGACGGACTGGCGCGCCCACGCTGGCTGGCCGGCACGTTCCTGCGCACGCTGCTGGCGCATGGCATGCCGCACTTCGAAAATTCCTTCGCCACGCGCGGCGCCCCCATCGTCTCCGCGTCGGTGCTGCGCGACTTCTCGGCGCGCGACCATCTCAGCTGGGAACACGTGGCGCGCATCCGCCGGCAATGGCCGGGCACGCTTGTCATCAAGGGCATCCTGCATCCGCGCGATGCGGCGCTGGCGCGGCAGCACGGCGCGGACGGCATCATCGTGTCCAATCATGGCGGGCGTCAGCTCGACGGCGCGATCTCGCCGCTGCGCGCGTTGCCGGGCGTGGTCGCCCAGGCCGGCGCGATGACGGTGATGATGGACAGCGGCGTGCGGCGTGGCAGTGATGTGCTCAAGGCGCTGGCCCTGGGCGCGCGCTGCGTGTTCGTGGGCCGGCCCTTCAACTACGCCGCGGCGGTAGGCGGCCAGCAAGGCGTGGCGCATGCCATCGGATTGTTGCGCGCCGAGGTCGACCGCAACATGGCCATGCTGGGCATCAACCGCCTTGACGAGATGGACGCCAGCCTGATCTGCCGCGAAGGCGAGCTGCCGGCCTGA
- the asd gene encoding archaetidylserine decarboxylase (Phosphatidylserine decarboxylase is synthesized as a single chain precursor. Generation of the pyruvoyl active site from a Ser is coupled to cleavage of a Gly-Ser bond between the larger (beta) and smaller (alpha chains). It is an integral membrane protein.) has product MPIKDQLFLASQYLAPHHLVSRFFGYASDCREPAVKNWMISRFVRKYGVNMSEALQEDPLAYDCFNDFFTRALKDGARPLDEEPGSVVCPADGAISQMGAIEQGRIFQAKGHSYGLADLLGGDTERAAPFQGGQFATIYLSPKDYHRVHMPVAGTLREMVHVPGRLFSVNPLTARNVPRLFARNERVVCIFDTEHGPMAVVLVGAMIVASIETVWAGLVTPFKRRVKSVRYDAAARAPIFLEKGAEMGRFKLGSTAIVLFGPDKIRWADTPSVTGPVRMGELLALPTQA; this is encoded by the coding sequence ATGCCTATCAAAGACCAACTATTTCTTGCCAGCCAGTATCTCGCGCCGCACCACCTGGTGTCGCGCTTCTTCGGATACGCATCGGACTGCCGCGAACCCGCGGTAAAGAACTGGATGATCTCGCGTTTCGTCCGCAAGTACGGCGTGAACATGAGCGAGGCGCTGCAAGAAGACCCGTTGGCCTACGACTGCTTCAATGACTTCTTCACGCGTGCGCTGAAAGACGGCGCGCGTCCGCTGGACGAAGAACCGGGCTCGGTGGTGTGTCCGGCCGATGGCGCCATCAGCCAGATGGGCGCCATCGAACAAGGCCGCATCTTCCAGGCCAAGGGCCACAGCTACGGGCTTGCCGACCTGCTGGGCGGCGACACCGAACGCGCCGCGCCGTTCCAGGGCGGCCAGTTCGCCACCATCTACCTGTCGCCCAAGGACTATCACCGCGTTCACATGCCCGTCGCCGGCACGCTGCGCGAAATGGTCCACGTGCCCGGGCGCCTGTTCTCCGTCAATCCGCTGACCGCCCGCAACGTGCCGCGCCTGTTCGCGCGCAACGAACGCGTCGTCTGCATCTTCGACACCGAACACGGTCCCATGGCCGTCGTGCTGGTGGGCGCGATGATCGTGGCGTCCATCGAAACCGTGTGGGCCGGTCTGGTGACGCCGTTCAAGCGCCGGGTCAAGTCGGTTCGCTACGACGCCGCCGCCCGCGCCCCCATCTTTCTTGAAAAGGGCGCCGAGATGGGCCGCTTCAAGCTGGGTTCCACGGCCATCGTCCTGTTCGGGCCGGACAAGATCCGCTGGGCCGACACGCCTTCGGTGACAGGCCCGGTGCGCATGGGCGAGCTGCTGGCGCTGCCCACGCAGGCCTGA
- a CDS encoding Lrp/AsnC family transcriptional regulator — MSDLDDRDRKLLTLLADDATPSYAELGKQLNLSAPAVHERVKRLKRDGLIKGIAAKLDGAKMGRPLLAFVHVDTINWTITQQVLGLAELNEVEEIHTITGKSAMLLKVRVRDTQALELLLARIHQIEGISNTTSDIALTSYLERGPLPEAA, encoded by the coding sequence ATGTCTGACCTCGATGACCGCGACCGGAAACTCTTGACGCTGCTGGCCGACGACGCCACGCCCAGCTATGCGGAGCTGGGCAAACAGCTCAACCTGTCGGCGCCCGCGGTGCACGAGCGGGTCAAGCGGCTCAAGCGTGACGGGCTGATCAAGGGCATCGCCGCCAAGCTCGACGGCGCAAAGATGGGCCGGCCGCTGCTGGCCTTTGTGCACGTGGACACGATCAACTGGACGATCACCCAGCAGGTGCTGGGCTTGGCCGAGCTGAACGAGGTCGAGGAGATCCACACCATCACCGGCAAGAGCGCCATGCTGTTGAAGGTGCGCGTGCGCGATACTCAGGCGCTGGAACTGCTGCTGGCGCGCATCCACCAGATCGAAGGCATCTCCAACACGACCAGCGATATCGCCCTGACCAGTTATCTGGAGCGCGGGCCGCTGCCTGAGGCCGCCTGA